A single window of Ananas comosus cultivar F153 linkage group 19, ASM154086v1, whole genome shotgun sequence DNA harbors:
- the LOC109724629 gene encoding uncharacterized protein LOC109724629, with amino-acid sequence MVKQKMVLKVSMEDPKKRSKALQIATRFIGVISASLEGDKIVVVGDGIDAIALTTALRKRMFYAELINVAPVEAKKEEKKEEKKEEKKPTPPLPYHNFAVVQPYPYPYPYVDQESSYDPCRIM; translated from the exons ATGGTTAAG CAAAAGATGGTTCTCAAGGTCTCAATGGAGGATCCCAAGAAACGCTCAAAGGCACTTCAAATTGCTACTCGATTTATTG GTGTTATATCCGCATCGTTGGAAGGCGATAAGATCGTGGTGGTCGGCGACGGGATCGATGCGATCGCTCTAACGACAGCGCTGAGGAAGCGAATGTTCTACGCAGAATTGATCAACGTCGCGCCTGTGGAGGctaagaaagaggagaagaaggaggagaagaaagaggagaagaaaccaACACCACCCCTCCCATATCATAATTTTGCAGTGGTTCAACCATACCCATACCCATACCCATATGTTGATCAAGAGTCTAGTTATGACCCTTGCCGTATTATGTAG